From a single Peromyscus maniculatus bairdii isolate BWxNUB_F1_BW_parent chromosome 4, HU_Pman_BW_mat_3.1, whole genome shotgun sequence genomic region:
- the Cpne1 gene encoding copine-1 isoform X2 codes for MAHCVTSVQLSVSCDHLIDKDIGSKSDPLCVLLQDVGGGTWAELCRTERVRNCSSPMFSKTLQIEYHFETVQKLRFGIYDIDNKTPDLGDDDFLGGAECSLGQIVSSQTLTLPLMLKPGKPAGRGTITVSAQELKDSRVVTMEVEARNLDKKDFLGKSDPFLEFFRQGDGKWHLAYRSEVVKNNLNPTWKRFSVPLQHFCGGDPGTPIQVRCSDYDSDGSHDLIGTFHTTLAQLQAVPAEFECIHPEKQKKKKSYKNSGTVCVKTCRVETEYSFLDYVMGGCQINFTVGVDFTGSNGDPSSPDSLHYLSPSGVNEYLTALWSVGSVVQDYDSDKLFPAFGFGAQVPPNWQVSHEFALNFNPSNPYCAGIQGIVDAYRQALPQVRLYGPTNFAPIINHVARFAAQAAQQRTASQYYVLLLLTDGAVTDVEATCEAVVQASKLPMSVIIVGVGGADFEIMEQLDADGGPLRTRRGEAATRDIVQFVPYRRFQNAPRETLAQTVLAEVPTQLVSYFKAQGWAPFKAPPAPAAGPAQPPEA; via the exons ATGGCCCACTGTGTGACCTCGGTTCAGCTGTCCGTTTCCTGTGACCATCTCATTGACAAGGATATCGGCTCCAAATCTGACCCACTCTGCGTCCTTTTACAAGATGTGGGAGGGGGCACCTGGGCTGAG CTTTGCCGGACTGAGCGAGTCCGGAACTGCTCAAGCCCCATGTTCTCCAAGACTCTGCAGATTGAGTACCACTTTGAGACTGTCCAGAAGCTACGCTTTGGAATCTATGACATAGACAACAAGACACCAGACCTGGGGGATGATGACTTCCTAGGGGGAGCTGAGTGTTCCCTAGGTCAG ATTGTGTCCAGCCAGACTCTGACTCTACCCTTGATGTTGAAGCCGGGGAAGCCTGCTGGCCGGGGAACCATCACC GTGTCCGCCCAGGAGTTAAAGGACAGTCGTGTAGTAACCATGGAGGTGGAAGCTAGAAACCTAGACAAGAAG GACTTCCTCGGAAAGTCTGATCCGTTCTTGGAGTTCTTCCGACAAGGTGATGGGAAGTGGCACCTGGCATACAGATCCGAG GTAGTCAAGAACAACCTGAACCCTACGTGGAAGCGCTTCTCAGTTCCCCTTCAGCATTTCTGCGGTGGGGACCCTGGCACACCCATCCAG GTACGCTGCTCAGACTATGACAGTGACGGGTCACATGATCTCATTGGTACATTCCACACCACCCTGGCCCAGCTTCAAGCAGTCCCA GCTGAATTTGAATGCATCCACcctgagaagcagaagaaaaagaaaagctacaaGAACTCTGGAACTGTCTGTGTCAAGACTTGCCGG GTTGAAACAGAGTATTCCTTCCTGGACTATGTCATGGGAGGCTGCCAGATCAACTTTACT GTGGGTGTGGACTTCACTGGTTCCAACGGGGACCCATCCTCACCTGACTCCCTGCACTATCTGAGCCCTTCGGGAGTCAACGAGTACCTGACAGCACTGTGGAGTGTGGGCAGCGTGGTTCAAGACTATGACTC AGACAAACTGTTTCCAGCATTTGGATTTGGGGCCCAGGTACCCCCTAATTGGCAG GTCTCACATGAATTTGCCTTGAACTTCAATCCCAGTAACCCCTATTGTGCAG GCATCCAGGGCATCGTAGACGCCTACCGTCAAGCGCTGCCCCAAGTCCGTCTTTATGGCCCTACCAACTTTGCACCCATCATCAACCACGTGGCTAGgtttgcagcccaggctgcacaGCAGAGGACTGCCTCG CAATACTACGTACTGTTGCTTTTGACTGACGGCGCTGTGACAGACGTGGAGGCCACATGTGAGGCTGTGGTCCAAGCCTCAAAGCTGCCCATGTCCGTGATCATTGTGGGCGTGGGTGGTGCTGACTTTGAGATCATGGAGCAGCTGGATGCTGATGGTGGCCCTCTTCGTACACGCCGTGGAGAAGCAGCTACCCGGGACATAGTGCAGTTTGTGCCTTATCGACGGTTTCAGAAT GCTCCACGGGAGACACTGGCACAGACTGTACTTGCAGAAGTGCCCACTCAGCTGGTTTCCTACTTCAAAGCCCAAGGTTGGGCCCCATTCAAGGCACCTCCAGCTCCAGCCGCGGGCCCTGCACAGCCCCCCGAGGCATAG
- the Cpne1 gene encoding copine-1 isoform X1 — protein sequence MRKMAHCVTSVQLSVSCDHLIDKDIGSKSDPLCVLLQDVGGGTWAELCRTERVRNCSSPMFSKTLQIEYHFETVQKLRFGIYDIDNKTPDLGDDDFLGGAECSLGQIVSSQTLTLPLMLKPGKPAGRGTITVSAQELKDSRVVTMEVEARNLDKKDFLGKSDPFLEFFRQGDGKWHLAYRSEVVKNNLNPTWKRFSVPLQHFCGGDPGTPIQVRCSDYDSDGSHDLIGTFHTTLAQLQAVPAEFECIHPEKQKKKKSYKNSGTVCVKTCRVETEYSFLDYVMGGCQINFTVGVDFTGSNGDPSSPDSLHYLSPSGVNEYLTALWSVGSVVQDYDSDKLFPAFGFGAQVPPNWQVSHEFALNFNPSNPYCAGIQGIVDAYRQALPQVRLYGPTNFAPIINHVARFAAQAAQQRTASQYYVLLLLTDGAVTDVEATCEAVVQASKLPMSVIIVGVGGADFEIMEQLDADGGPLRTRRGEAATRDIVQFVPYRRFQNAPRETLAQTVLAEVPTQLVSYFKAQGWAPFKAPPAPAAGPAQPPEA from the exons ATGGCCCACTGTGTGACCTCGGTTCAGCTGTCCGTTTCCTGTGACCATCTCATTGACAAGGATATCGGCTCCAAATCTGACCCACTCTGCGTCCTTTTACAAGATGTGGGAGGGGGCACCTGGGCTGAG CTTTGCCGGACTGAGCGAGTCCGGAACTGCTCAAGCCCCATGTTCTCCAAGACTCTGCAGATTGAGTACCACTTTGAGACTGTCCAGAAGCTACGCTTTGGAATCTATGACATAGACAACAAGACACCAGACCTGGGGGATGATGACTTCCTAGGGGGAGCTGAGTGTTCCCTAGGTCAG ATTGTGTCCAGCCAGACTCTGACTCTACCCTTGATGTTGAAGCCGGGGAAGCCTGCTGGCCGGGGAACCATCACC GTGTCCGCCCAGGAGTTAAAGGACAGTCGTGTAGTAACCATGGAGGTGGAAGCTAGAAACCTAGACAAGAAG GACTTCCTCGGAAAGTCTGATCCGTTCTTGGAGTTCTTCCGACAAGGTGATGGGAAGTGGCACCTGGCATACAGATCCGAG GTAGTCAAGAACAACCTGAACCCTACGTGGAAGCGCTTCTCAGTTCCCCTTCAGCATTTCTGCGGTGGGGACCCTGGCACACCCATCCAG GTACGCTGCTCAGACTATGACAGTGACGGGTCACATGATCTCATTGGTACATTCCACACCACCCTGGCCCAGCTTCAAGCAGTCCCA GCTGAATTTGAATGCATCCACcctgagaagcagaagaaaaagaaaagctacaaGAACTCTGGAACTGTCTGTGTCAAGACTTGCCGG GTTGAAACAGAGTATTCCTTCCTGGACTATGTCATGGGAGGCTGCCAGATCAACTTTACT GTGGGTGTGGACTTCACTGGTTCCAACGGGGACCCATCCTCACCTGACTCCCTGCACTATCTGAGCCCTTCGGGAGTCAACGAGTACCTGACAGCACTGTGGAGTGTGGGCAGCGTGGTTCAAGACTATGACTC AGACAAACTGTTTCCAGCATTTGGATTTGGGGCCCAGGTACCCCCTAATTGGCAG GTCTCACATGAATTTGCCTTGAACTTCAATCCCAGTAACCCCTATTGTGCAG GCATCCAGGGCATCGTAGACGCCTACCGTCAAGCGCTGCCCCAAGTCCGTCTTTATGGCCCTACCAACTTTGCACCCATCATCAACCACGTGGCTAGgtttgcagcccaggctgcacaGCAGAGGACTGCCTCG CAATACTACGTACTGTTGCTTTTGACTGACGGCGCTGTGACAGACGTGGAGGCCACATGTGAGGCTGTGGTCCAAGCCTCAAAGCTGCCCATGTCCGTGATCATTGTGGGCGTGGGTGGTGCTGACTTTGAGATCATGGAGCAGCTGGATGCTGATGGTGGCCCTCTTCGTACACGCCGTGGAGAAGCAGCTACCCGGGACATAGTGCAGTTTGTGCCTTATCGACGGTTTCAGAAT GCTCCACGGGAGACACTGGCACAGACTGTACTTGCAGAAGTGCCCACTCAGCTGGTTTCCTACTTCAAAGCCCAAGGTTGGGCCCCATTCAAGGCACCTCCAGCTCCAGCCGCGGGCCCTGCACAGCCCCCCGAGGCATAG